A portion of the Lentimicrobiaceae bacterium genome contains these proteins:
- a CDS encoding oligosaccharide flippase family protein — translation MNPLKQLAGQTAIYGLPTIVGRLLNYFLVPLYTYMLPTHEYGIVTELYAYVAFIFVILTYGMETAFFRFAQTEENKSRVYNTAVSSLIVTTTFFVLITLLFSGNIAVWMEYGNHSEYIRWFVLILAFDALSAIPFARLREQNKAMRFALIKSINISINIAFNLFFILLCPLLYNELGEGWARTALGYIYRPDNMVSYIFISNLIASSITLLMLLPEIKSVHFCIEKDLWRKMLKYALPLMIFGMAGIVNETFDRILLKHLLPDTVNKMSELGIYGACYKLSILMTLFIQTFRYAAEPFFFSHSKNTDARGLYAKVMLYFVIVCSLIFLLVMLYIDIALYFVGKDYRVGAPVVPILLVANLFLGVFYNLSIWYKLTGQTLYGAYLAIFGAIVTLVANFLLVPRFGYMGAAWGHFICYGSMMVLSYYFGQKYFTVNYNLPKILGYLGMAVGFYFLSRLFGNLALSVKLIVNTLFLIIYVVSIVYIEKPQFIFNRFK, via the coding sequence TTGAACCCGTTAAAACAACTTGCAGGGCAAACAGCCATTTACGGACTTCCTACCATCGTAGGAAGGTTACTCAATTATTTTCTGGTACCTCTGTACACTTATATGCTTCCTACGCATGAGTACGGTATTGTAACCGAACTATATGCCTATGTTGCATTTATTTTCGTAATACTTACGTATGGTATGGAAACCGCTTTTTTCCGGTTTGCACAAACAGAGGAAAATAAAAGCAGGGTATATAATACGGCAGTTTCGTCACTCATCGTTACTACAACTTTTTTTGTATTGATAACACTTCTGTTCTCAGGTAACATTGCAGTTTGGATGGAATATGGCAACCATTCTGAATACATAAGATGGTTTGTTCTTATTCTTGCTTTTGATGCATTGAGTGCTATCCCATTTGCCCGCTTGAGAGAACAAAATAAAGCGATGCGGTTTGCACTCATCAAGTCTATCAATATTTCGATAAATATTGCCTTTAACCTGTTTTTTATATTATTATGTCCATTGCTATACAACGAATTAGGTGAAGGCTGGGCAAGAACTGCATTAGGCTACATTTACCGTCCTGACAATATGGTAAGCTATATTTTTATTTCCAACCTGATTGCAAGCAGTATCACCTTGCTGATGCTGTTACCGGAAATAAAATCGGTGCACTTCTGTATTGAAAAAGATTTGTGGAGAAAAATGCTGAAATATGCACTTCCCCTGATGATATTTGGAATGGCAGGCATTGTGAATGAGACCTTCGACCGTATTTTATTAAAGCATCTGTTGCCCGATACTGTAAACAAGATGTCGGAGTTGGGTATTTACGGAGCCTGTTATAAGCTTTCTATACTGATGACCCTGTTTATTCAGACTTTCCGATATGCCGCCGAACCTTTCTTCTTTTCACACAGCAAAAATACCGATGCACGTGGGTTATATGCCAAAGTGATGCTGTATTTTGTTATTGTTTGTTCGCTGATTTTTCTCCTGGTGATGCTGTATATTGACATCGCACTGTATTTTGTAGGAAAAGACTACAGGGTTGGGGCGCCTGTTGTTCCCATTCTTTTGGTAGCTAATCTTTTTTTGGGAGTTTTTTACAATCTGTCTATCTGGTATAAACTTACCGGACAAACACTTTATGGTGCTTATCTGGCTATTTTCGGAGCCATAGTTACACTGGTTGCAAACTTTTTGCTGGTTCCTCGTTTTGGATATATGGGAGCCGCCTGGGGACATTTTATCTGCTATGGCTCTATGATGGTTTTGTCTTATTATTTTGGGCAGAAATATTTTACTGTAAATTATAACCTTCCGAAAATTCTCGGTTACCTTGGTATGGCTGTGGGTTTTTACTTTTTAAGCAGGTTGTTTGGGAATCTGGCATTATCTGTAAAGTTAATTGTCAATACGTTGTTTCTGATAATTTATGTGGTAAGTATTGTTTACATTGAAAAGCCCCAATTTATTTTCAACAGGTTTAAGTAG
- a CDS encoding sugar phosphate nucleotidyltransferase: MKIIIPMAGMGKRMRPHTLTLPKPLISIAGKSIVQRLVEDIVKVSNETVEEIAFIVGDFGKEVEEKLIHIATKLGAEAKIYYQHQPLGTAHALLCAAPSLEGKITVAYADTLFKADFTLNEKEDGVIWVHKVNNPEQFGVVKLDAQNYIIDFIEKPQNFISDLAIVGIYYFKDGAYLRSEIQFLVDNNISKNDEYQLTDALQNMMKKGTRFAIDRVNEWLDCGNKDATVFTNQRILELAQMGNQVAENAKIINSIIIPPCFISRETEIVNSIIGPHVSVEKNTFISHSIVTNSIIESHSHILNANIDNSMIGNFVEYSGEILDVSIGDYTTIKKTSNA, encoded by the coding sequence ATGAAGATTATAATTCCCATGGCGGGCATGGGCAAACGGATGCGCCCACACACACTCACTCTTCCCAAACCTCTGATAAGTATTGCCGGAAAATCTATCGTTCAGCGTTTGGTGGAAGATATTGTTAAAGTCAGCAACGAAACCGTTGAAGAAATTGCTTTTATCGTCGGTGATTTCGGAAAAGAAGTAGAAGAAAAACTCATCCACATAGCCACCAAACTGGGCGCCGAAGCAAAAATATACTACCAACACCAACCGCTGGGTACCGCACACGCTTTGTTATGTGCTGCACCTTCGCTCGAAGGGAAAATAACAGTAGCTTATGCTGATACTTTGTTTAAAGCCGATTTCACACTTAACGAAAAAGAAGATGGTGTAATTTGGGTACACAAAGTAAATAATCCCGAGCAATTTGGCGTGGTAAAACTTGATGCACAAAATTATATTATTGATTTTATCGAAAAACCCCAAAACTTTATTTCCGATCTGGCTATTGTCGGAATCTATTATTTTAAAGACGGAGCTTACCTGCGTAGCGAAATACAGTTTCTGGTTGATAATAACATATCAAAAAACGACGAATACCAGCTTACAGATGCTTTGCAAAATATGATGAAAAAAGGTACCCGTTTTGCCATTGACAGGGTGAACGAATGGCTTGATTGCGGAAATAAAGACGCTACTGTTTTTACTAACCAGCGTATTCTCGAATTAGCCCAAATGGGCAATCAGGTAGCAGAAAATGCCAAAATCATTAACTCCATCATCATTCCGCCATGTTTCATCAGCCGGGAAACAGAAATTGTTAATTCCATCATCGGTCCCCATGTGTCGGTAGAGAAAAATACCTTCATCAGCCATTCTATCGTTACCAACAGCATTATTGAAAGCCATTCCCATATTCTGAATGCAAATATTGACAATTCCATGATAGGTAATTTTGTGGAATACAGTGGCGAAATTTTGGATGTGAGCATAGGAGATTATACTACCATTAAAAAAACATCGAATGCTTAA
- the dut gene encoding dUTP diphosphatase yields the protein MIVNIVSNSKHPLPAYETLASAGMDIRANLDAPIVIKPLERAMVPTGLYIALPLGYEAQVRPRSGLAAKKGVTVLNTPGTIDADYRGEVKVILVNLSNEDFVINDGERIAQMIISAHEKVDWKQVDILEETQRGTGGFGHTGLN from the coding sequence ATGATTGTTAATATTGTAAGTAATTCAAAACATCCGTTGCCTGCATACGAAACCCTTGCAAGTGCAGGGATGGATATCAGGGCAAATCTGGATGCTCCCATCGTTATTAAACCCCTTGAAAGAGCGATGGTCCCTACCGGGCTTTACATAGCATTACCGTTAGGTTACGAAGCACAGGTACGTCCTCGTAGCGGCTTGGCTGCAAAAAAAGGCGTAACAGTACTCAATACTCCCGGTACTATTGATGCCGATTATCGCGGAGAAGTAAAAGTTATACTGGTAAACCTTTCCAATGAGGATTTTGTTATTAACGATGGCGAGCGGATAGCACAAATGATTATTTCGGCGCACGAAAAAGTGGATTGGAAACAAGTGGATATTCTTGAGGAAACACAAAGAGGAACCGGAGGTTTCGGGCATACAGGCTTAAATTAA
- a CDS encoding tetratricopeptide repeat protein — MLKKTFIYYFALIIISFYGCKSAEKNVQSHPEKKISNQAKTRATSLFFDGINQKALDNKQQAIQLFSQSINLDPQNDAAYFELARLFNEANDYHTALAYAEKASQIDGDNKWYLLLLADLNLKNEKYSESVKIYNKLIKNEPENSDYYQSLASVYIFQAKYAEAVEVYNRLEQKIGKTEEITAQKQKIYLFINKLDNAANELQQLIQQYPGESRYYSMLAELYMNNKMQGKAFPIYKKILEIEPDNPYIHISLSEYYRQKGDKENFYNELKLGFANSRLDLETKIHLLVTYFNINELNYQWKDEAFSLVKILIETHPGEPAAHALYADFLVQEKKYSEARNEFKIVLASDSSRYIVWEQLIRLEAQLNNFEAVARESENALVLFVNQPVLYLFNGVAHFQLKNYQQATDAFLKGIPLVVGDSAMLIEFNTYLGDAYYQLKNYAASDEFYEKSLALNPDNTYVLNNYSYYLALRDERLDKAENMARHANAIEPDNASYQDTYAWVLYKLGRLAEAKSWMEKALQKNNNSSPVMLEHFGDILFKLNDTENAILYWGKAHAAGKGSEFLLRKIKDRNLYE; from the coding sequence ATGCTTAAAAAGACATTTATATATTATTTTGCATTAATAATTATTTCTTTTTATGGATGTAAAAGTGCCGAAAAAAACGTGCAATCACATCCCGAGAAAAAAATATCCAACCAGGCAAAAACGCGGGCAACTTCCCTGTTTTTCGATGGAATTAACCAAAAAGCGCTTGATAACAAACAGCAGGCTATACAATTATTTTCTCAAAGTATTAACCTCGACCCGCAAAATGATGCCGCTTACTTTGAACTTGCAAGGTTATTTAATGAAGCCAATGATTATCACACGGCATTGGCTTATGCTGAAAAAGCATCCCAGATTGATGGCGATAATAAATGGTATTTGCTCCTGCTTGCCGACTTAAACCTGAAGAATGAAAAGTATTCTGAATCGGTAAAAATTTACAACAAACTTATTAAAAACGAACCCGAAAACAGCGACTATTACCAAAGTCTTGCCTCTGTTTATATTTTTCAGGCTAAATATGCCGAGGCTGTTGAAGTATATAACCGGCTCGAGCAAAAAATAGGCAAGACAGAAGAAATTACTGCACAAAAACAAAAAATATATTTGTTTATCAATAAATTAGATAATGCTGCCAACGAATTGCAGCAGCTTATTCAGCAGTATCCCGGCGAAAGCAGATACTATTCTATGCTTGCCGAGTTGTACATGAATAACAAAATGCAGGGAAAAGCTTTTCCTATTTACAAAAAAATTCTTGAAATAGAACCCGATAATCCTTATATCCACATTTCATTATCTGAATATTACCGTCAGAAAGGCGATAAAGAAAATTTTTATAACGAATTAAAACTTGGGTTTGCCAACTCCAGGCTCGATCTGGAAACGAAAATACATTTGCTTGTTACTTACTTTAATATTAATGAATTAAATTACCAGTGGAAAGATGAAGCCTTCTCTTTGGTAAAAATATTGATAGAAACTCATCCCGGCGAGCCTGCTGCACATGCTTTGTATGCCGATTTTCTTGTTCAGGAAAAAAAATATTCCGAAGCAAGAAATGAATTTAAAATTGTATTGGCTTCGGATAGCAGCCGCTATATTGTTTGGGAGCAACTGATCAGATTAGAAGCCCAGCTTAATAATTTTGAGGCTGTTGCCAGGGAAAGTGAAAATGCCCTTGTGCTATTTGTAAACCAACCCGTTTTGTACCTTTTCAATGGTGTGGCACATTTTCAACTTAAAAATTACCAACAGGCTACCGATGCTTTTTTAAAAGGAATTCCGTTAGTTGTCGGCGACAGCGCTATGCTTATTGAATTTAATACCTACCTCGGCGACGCCTATTACCAACTGAAGAATTATGCTGCTTCCGACGAATTTTATGAAAAATCCCTTGCCCTTAATCCTGATAATACATATGTGCTAAATAACTACAGTTACTATCTGGCACTGCGTGACGAACGCTTGGACAAAGCAGAAAATATGGCAAGGCATGCCAATGCCATTGAGCCCGACAACGCTTCCTATCAGGATACTTATGCCTGGGTACTGTATAAGTTGGGACGTTTAGCCGAGGCAAAATCATGGATGGAAAAGGCGTTGCAAAAAAACAATAATTCCAGCCCGGTAATGCTTGAACATTTCGGAGATATTCTTTTCAAACTTAATGACACTGAAAATGCCATCCTGTATTGGGGAAAAGCGCATGCCGCAGGTAAAGGTTCAGAATTTTTGCTTCGAAAAATAAAAGATCGTAATTTGTATGAATAA